The following are from one region of the Hyphomicrobiales bacterium genome:
- a CDS encoding O-acetyl-ADP-ribose deacetylase, with protein sequence MLVLEVLTGDITKLAVDAIVNAANTSLLGGGGVDGAIHRAAGPGLAEECRRLGGCPTGEARLTSGHRLPARYVIHTVGPVWRGGTSKEDDLLASCYRSSLSLAVENGLASVAFPAISTGAYRFPSRHAATVAVGAVRGYLIDAKAPPRVIFCCFNEESARLHREALAEDG encoded by the coding sequence GTGCTTGTCCTTGAGGTCCTGACCGGCGACATTACCAAGCTCGCCGTCGATGCGATCGTCAACGCCGCCAATACGAGTCTGCTTGGCGGCGGCGGCGTGGATGGCGCCATTCACCGCGCTGCCGGGCCTGGGCTTGCCGAGGAATGCCGCCGCCTTGGCGGCTGTCCGACCGGCGAGGCCCGTCTGACGTCCGGCCACCGCTTGCCAGCCCGCTACGTGATCCACACCGTTGGCCCGGTGTGGCGCGGCGGCACTTCCAAAGAGGATGATCTTCTAGCCAGCTGCTACAGGAGTTCCCTTTCCTTGGCAGTGGAAAATGGTCTCGCCTCGGTCGCCTTTCCCGCTATCTCGACCGGCGCTTACCGGTTTCCATCGCGGCACGCAGCGACGGTGGCGGTCGGCGCGGTACGCGGCTATCTGATAGATGCCAAGGCGCCGCCACGGGTCATCTTCTGCTGCTTCAATGAGGAGTCAGCCCGGCTGCATCGGGAGGCATTGGCGGAAGATGGCTGA